In Branchiostoma floridae strain S238N-H82 unplaced genomic scaffold, Bfl_VNyyK Sc7u5tJ_150, whole genome shotgun sequence, the DNA window CGGTGAGACGTGCCATCTCACCTGTCATGACGGCTACGAACATCTCAGTCATAATAACGTCACCTGCGACGTTGACCAAGTTACAGCTCAGGCATCCTGGAGTGGGGAACCAGAGTGTACCCCAGGTACATAGCATTTTTTGCTTAAAATATATTTGCCTCATACTTTTGGTTTAATGAGATGGGGTGTCATAACATTATGCCATGGTTAAGAGAGAAACTTTGTTTGAAAATATTAATAAAGCTGAAGCACTTGATATTAACtttaaatttcataaaatcttgTGCCATGAATCCGTTGATAGAAAATTCTATCTAacataaaatacataaaattaGACAAATTGACGGATAACGTGTGCTAtttacataacgtgacgtcacaaagaCAGAAACTCATTTACAAAGACTGGATTGTATCAGTCGAAAATATGGGTTGGTCCAATTTCCCGTGTTGTacattacagtttaactttattCAGAAGTCATTCAATCATTTTAACAGTAAGTTGCGGAGCCCCTCCCGAGTTCCCCAACACCGCCCTCCAGTGTACCAGCGGACACACCTACGGGAACACCTACCGAGTCACCTGTGCGGATGGGTACGAAGGAACTTACCTTCAGAACGTGACTTGTCACAGTACCGGCAACTGGAGTCTACAGGCGGGAGGTAGGAACTTTCCTAATCAATCGCATTTAGTAACAGCAAACAAATATGCATagttcatacaataaaaaacAGTATTGTTGTATAGCTAAATGAACTATTGCGCATCGTATACGTCTTTTTGCTTCAGAAAATTCTTAACGATATTCCTTTATGGATTCCAGCGCTCCAGCCAGTCGTGGGGGGACCGGATCTGTTCTGTCAGAGGAAGGACTGTGGCGATCTTTCTGTACGTACCTTAAAGCTCATAGAAATTCAGGCATAAAGAGCCAAACACAAGATCATTAGCTGTAATCCTGGCTATGGTGTTTACATATTCCATGCATCCATTCACGTATTTATTACCCTCTGAAAAATATTATTTGCAACATTTCTAATTATTGAAGTATCAAATAACGTCACTCagaacaacaacagaaatatctTATAACCCACAGATCCCGGCCCACGGCAGCCTGACGTGTAGCGGAACGAAGTTCCAGGACTCCTGCCACCTGACGTGTGAGCCGGGCTACAAAGCTGCCGACGAGAGCGGCCACGTTCTCCACGGCCACTTCAACTACAGGTGCATGGCTAGTGGACAATGGAACAGCACGCCAAGGTAAAGATAAAGTaatattttcacatttgtatgaaaaatatattattggttcatttgtacatgtatgttttattcaatGTACTTTCTATATAGCACATCGGAACTTAGGTGTACATACAGCCACCTGTTACGGTTACGTTAAATGTCTGTCTAGCTTTCGAGCCTTACGCTAAAGTTTACTGCACAACAAAAACGTTGTGAAAATCAAAAATCGTGAAAATTGTTTCTGAACCGTTCTGCAGATGTGTCCAGTCTGACTACTGCCAGCTCGGGCTGCACGACTGCCACCCTGAGCACGGGGTCTGCAGCATGACGGGTCACCAGGCCTTCAGCTGCCGCTGCCGGGTCGGGACGGTCGGGGACGGGAGAAACTGTACAAGGACATGTTGTCCGGATTTTCCTGTAACTTTAATTTAAAATTTAGGCGCCCTTctacttacacacacacacacatcccctcccctcccccatacACACAACCAAAAATACGGTTTCACTTGACCAAAATGCTGAATAATTTGCAGTATCGTTAGATCCACCTTGTTTGTTTAGTAGAAATCTCCATTAGTTGAATACATCAAAACTATTCTTCCTAGAGTCTTCTACATGTAACCCAATAaaatgcaatgcaataaattACATATATACTCTCAGTCAGTCAATTAGCATGAATCTATAACATCATTTAacatattatatcatacattACAATGAATTACACATACAATGTCAATTATATTGATTAGCATAAATGTTGATGAGCataaatcaataacattattatcatatcatatcatatcatacatgtacatagatggCCTAAGTTATCATATATTGCGTACCTTGCGTTTTGAATGAATGTTCCCCATCTTAGATCTGTACACACCACCTTCATATTTGTCATACCCAATACGATGTCCTTGTAAACAGACTTGACCAACAGTTTTCTCCCACTGCCGCACCCTTACAGGTCCCTGAACCAGAGAATGGGTTCTTCTCGTGTTCTATCCCGACATCCTCTGCAGTGAACACCTGCCGACCAGCTACCACGATAGAATTGGAGTACGAAGTCGTCTGTGTGCTCCACTGTAACCCTGGTTACGATAGGCTGATCTATGCCGAGTACTCCTGTGGACATGACGGAAATTGGACCATTCCTTTCGATACAAGTATCAACGGGACTACACCTTGTTTAGGTACACGTAAACATCTTGCTTTCTCTCAAAGTTTGATATTGACTAGTCTGCCTACATTGACAGTTGTAAAAGTcaacaaatacaaatgtgtGATCATCATATACCAATAAAAGGTCGGGAACTTCTCTTACTAACTAGACTGATTAGATTGTTTTTATACCTCGCAgcttttgatatttttctcaTGTAGCATCATTGTCAAGTGACTCAAATTTCGACAAATACTGGAAGCTTTTGCAATATAATTTCTACATCTTTTGTTTAGTTATAGTGTACACATGTAGCACGACATATTGTTCTTATTTAATTTGAGGTGGTCAAAATCGTCGTATCGATGATTCTGTTATACTATTTTGTCAGCTCAGAGGacgaaagtgtttttttttgtgctaCAGCTGCTGGTTCACAGTATAGTCACGTGGTATGAGGTGGTGTCCGTAGTTAGTTGAGTGggccattctctctctctctcaaggATAGGGATGGGTCAGTTTCTATGTCTCTAGGTAGAGTGTTCCATTCTAAGATCGTGCGAGGAAAAGAGGACATTTCTCTATATCTGTTTTGCAGCAAAGGTTGACGTAACTTTGGTGTGGATGTCTTGTTTGTCCCCTTTGTATATTTGTTGTTAGGTACGTTTAGCAAAGTAACGGTGACGATTCCATGATACAGCTTGAAGAAGGTCGTGAGTCTGGCTTTCTTTCCAGCTCGTCGGTAGCGTCTCTAGCCCCGAGTCTTATCATATTCTAAACCTGACCATTGTATTTCAGCTGTGAAATGTCCGGAACTGTCAAGCCCCTCGCACGGCAACATGACGTGCAACAGCGGCCAGGAATTCCGCTACCCGGAGGCCTGCAACTTCGTCTGTAACCGAGGCTATAAACTGACGCACACAACCAGCCGTGTACGACATTGTCAGACTGATGCGACCTGGTCTGGTAACGACGCCGAATGTATTGGTATGTAGGGCGTCATATACTCCCAGCCGTAATTAGTGTTAGAGTTAAAGTTTGAGAAATGCAAGATTCcaagaaaatgcaggatatttccTTTGGCCTTTAATTGGCCTTTTTTTCTACTCGCACACAATGATATACCCTTAGGCTCGTCACTAAAGCGTCACCaaaatgaaataagataaaGAAGATAAGATCGCCCGTGAGGCgtctaaaaaaagaaaattttcaaacacGTTACGTTGACTGAAGAGATGGATCAAGAGTGCCTACCaccaccaccccacccccaagtATGTAAACGAATTGACTTGTTCATAAAGATTTACGCTATCTGTTATGTTTACAGATCGCCAGGTATGTCTTATATTTTGTGGGGGCACAAAAAACATAAACTGAGTTTAGATTTGTTTTTTTCCGGTTGCAAGCACATAATTGGGCTGATGAGACAAGTTGTAAAGCAACTAACGTATCTGATGTTCGAATGGATAGTAGATTCCGTCTTTCTGATACCTTTGATTCACTTCTGATGTCATGACAACATTCTACACCGCTATGTTTTAAGTACCTTCACCAAGTCTATTTCTAAGATAAGACCAACTATAAGAAAATAAGTCATTTAAGATCACATGGCAGTAAGAAGAAAAGGTAAACATTTCaaattgcccccctccccagcgtATGCCAGCTGTGCAGCCCTGAAGGATGTTGGGTACACCACCTCTGGTAGTTACGTCATCGACCCAGACGGACCAGACTTCGGGGCGGAGCCCTTCTCTGTATATTGTGACTTTCCTAGAGGTAGGTagattaaccctatccagactgggctttttgggccttccctggactggggggggggggggtcattcgACCCCTAAAAACtcactaagtttggttgttctagcacaagccgtttgggagctataggaggtcaaagttggcgcaggcacatttagcccccccccccccctccaatctggatagggttaaacaatGGCAACAGGTAAACTTTTCAACAAGCCGAATTCCTCAAAGATATACTCCCTTAAGAGGTCAAGGGATAATTTTACCAATAAGGTCTACGTCGCATTCCCTACCCGGGGCCCCGCCATTACTTGCCTGTAACACAGATTTGTGACTTCTCTGCTATTCAATTAAGTCTAATTCGAGAAGATAGGCTTAAATGCATATTTCAGAAATGCTTACAAATGGTTGCCATATGCTTGAAAATGAATGCTCTGATGTTTTTAAAAGAGATGGATCTAGAGTTTTTGTCGAATAGCAACGGAAGAGATTAGCAAGTACATTTAGAGTGTCTTTGTTTTCAAGCAAGAAGGTTTCATTGATAATGACGTGTTATCATCTTGATAAGACCGTCTTTCTTCAGGCAACGTTGACTAATGAAATCGCACATCTGGTCAGGTACCACGGTGATCAGCCATGACAGTGAGAGCCGCACCAGTGTAAGTCCTCGATGCAATCCAGCGGGGTGCTACAAAAGGAATAGAGTACTTTGGCCTGCCACAGGAGCGGACGGTTCTTGCGACGGACCAGTGTGACCTGGACGCGTTTCCCAGTCGTCTCATGCCCCGCATGCCGGCTGGTTAGGTCAAGTTTAATTGTGGATAGTTTCCGAGACTGTGGAGACCACCTCGGTGTGTGAactttgtttgtatgtctggaCTTGTCTGAGATACGGACGTTTTTCAACCGCCGAACCCCTCCATCAGTCTCCCCTCGGTCACGCGGGGCCCCCACCCCGCCTGGCTCACGCGTGGTAGGACCGGGCTGCGGTTTACCTCCGGATCGATCCACCAGACCTTCGAGGACGCTTCTCTCGCTCAAAGTATTAGTCTCACAGGTCAGTGTCGCATTCTACACGTATTCTGCTTGGTTAATTTCAAGTCTTGATTCCACTGAAACCTGTAAAGTGTGTCGCCACCACCCCTTAAACTAAGGGTGGCATCTCCCAGCTGTCAAGGCAGGATCCCCTCCCCTTGTTAGTAGGGTGAGGCACGCGGACTCGGCTGTCAAGACCCCTCGTTAGCGGGGCGAAGCACGCGGACGCACGGTCAGGCTAGCCCCATCTGGGAGCGGTTTCTATAGTAACCGCCAAGTGTCTGGTTTTTCCCGCCAAACACTAAGTCTGAAGATGCCTACCGTGTCTAAATTCACCAGGCAGCGCAGCGTTAAGGTTACATTTCTCCAGGTCGAAGATGCCCAGTTTAGTGATGCCATTGAACTGTTGAAAAACATGGGGTAAACCCACTGACCGACATCGTGGGAATACAACGGAGAACAAGGGGAGTATGTGAGATCACCTTCAAGTCCCAATCATCCCTCGCCAAAGTGAGCCCTCGACTTACCTCTGACAGTGCAGTTGATGTCGAGTTGTACGGCTCCGGGTTGACAGTGATAACAGCCTTTGGCATACCTGTTGAAATGGATGATAACTTTATCCGCCATCGGCTCAGAGAGTTTGGTACTGTAGAGGACAGCCGTTTCCTTACCTATGCGAACCAAGGTTTCCCTGAAATCCTGACCGGTACTAGGCAGTATCGTATGAAGATCACAAAGCACATCCCGAATTCTATCCGTATCGGCAGTGAACTTGTGACCTTTAGGTACAACGGACAGCCGAGGATCTGTCACCGCTGTGGTAGTGACGAGCATTTTGTCGCCGCTTGTACAGCCGTTAAGTGCACCCGCTGTTTTGAGATTGGTCACTTAGCCACCGATTGTGACCAAGACATCAAATGTAACATCTGTGGAGGGGAAGGTCACTCTGCAAGGTCGTGCCAACTAAGCTTTGCAAACAGGCTGAACGTCACCACTAGCTGGACCAAGATCACCCCTACACAGCAGAACGACAAGAGTGTAAAGAAACCAGTTACACCTGGTGAAAACGAGTATACCAGTCAGAGTTCAGTACAGGACAACACACCGACAGTCCCTAAGGTGGTGGTGAGTACGGCTGAGCCCCAAAACGGAGTGGTGAGTACGCCTGAGCCCCCAAACGGAGTGGTGAGTACGCCTGAGTCCCCAAACGGGGTGGTGAGTACGCCTGAGTCCCAAGACGGGGGTAAAGAGCCGCCAGACGGTGAGACTGACATGGAGGATGCAGAGGACTTGGTCACCAGCCAAACTAACGGCCTCCTTCTCAAATTAGACGACTCAGGGGATATCAGCGCCGAATACGAAACAGACGAAGAGAGTGTCAACAAACGACCTCTCCCTTCAAGCCAGAGCGACTCCGATGACTCGGACACCTCTGCAAGACGAACCGGAAAGGCAACTGgtaaaaagataaagaaagacgCAGATGCAAGTCCTAGCGAGTCTGATGACTCGGACACCTCTGCAAGACGAAACGGCAGGGCAGTTGAAAAAAAGTCTAAAAAAGATGCAGACGAGAAGGGGACAATTAAAACGCTCCCTTCTCCTGGTAAAGCCTTAGTGTCTTACAAGACCAAAGTTGTCCCTTCATCTTCCTTACGGAAGAAAGGTAGGAAGGGTCCTAAGTAACTGACATTATGTTCGACAATCCTTTGACAACGATTTGGTTATTTCTCCTCGTCGCTTTGTCATTGCGAACAGGTACAGACATTGTAACAACCGGATCCACCTATTTTAACCCACCTATGGATCCCACACAACAAAATATCAGACACCCTGATACTGCTTCAGACATCACGGAACTGTTGCTGAACCCAAACTCGAAAAACTTACTGACCATGGTACATCTCAATGCTCGAAGTTTACTACCCAAAATTGAAGAACTCAGATCTTTGGTATCCACGATGAAGTTCAGTGTTCTATGCGTAACTGAGACTTGGCTAAGTAGTGAAATTGTTGACCGTGATATCGAACTGGAAGGGTACCAGGTGTACCGCAAAGACAGGAACAGACATGGAGGTG includes these proteins:
- the LOC118407935 gene encoding uncharacterized protein LOC118407935, which gives rise to MTCNSGQEFRYPEACNFVCNRGYKLTHTTSRVRHCQTDATWSGNDAECIAYASCAALKDVGYTTSGSYVIDPDGPDFGAEPFSVYCDFPRGTTVISHDSESRTSVSPRCNPAGCYKRNRVLWPATGADGSCDGPV
- the LOC118407936 gene encoding uncharacterized protein LOC118407936; translation: MDDNFIRHRLREFGTVEDSRFLTYANQGFPEILTGTRQYRMKITKHIPNSIRIGSELVTFRYNGQPRICHRCGSDEHFVAACTAVKCTRCFEIGHLATDCDQDIKCNICGGEGHSARSCQLSFANRLNVTTSWTKITPTQQNDKSVKKPVTPGENEYTSQSSVQDNTPTVPKVVVSTAEPQNGVVSTPEPPNGVVSTPESPNGVVSTPESQDGGKEPPDGETDMEDAEDLVTSQTNGLLLKLDDSGDISAEYETDEESVNKRPLPSSQSDSDDSDTSARRTGKATGKKIKKDADASPSESDDSDTSARRNGRAVEKKSKKDADEKGTIKTLPSPGKALVSYKTKVVPSSSLRKKGRKGPK